Proteins encoded by one window of Culicoides brevitarsis isolate CSIRO-B50_1 chromosome 2, AGI_CSIRO_Cbre_v1, whole genome shotgun sequence:
- the LOC134830128 gene encoding salivary glue protein Sgs-3-like, with translation MKKILIFGFLVIFLISISNADVTHNVWGAKYTTTTSATTETTPETSTFPMNDDFDSNNLSDVNILGAPAEGDEEETASEVVEEVTTEEVEETEATTEAETTTPETTTRTTTTTSTTKKPPTTTKKLQNNFVEVKLMDILDKKPVEDETVTEKPSDNSDCDSCDCSDGCDKGQNCKPCCGGINFHSVNNGGNFTFNADFRKGCKNAGCN, from the exons atgaagaaaattctaattttcgggtttcttgtgatatttttaatctCCATAAGCAACGCTGACG TCACCCACAATGTTTGGGGCGCGAAATATACGACAACAACGAGCGCAACGACAGAAACCACGCCAGAAACTTCGACATTTCCCATGAACGATGACTTTGACAGTAATAATTTGAGTGATGTGAATATTTTAGGGGCTCCTGCGGAAGGCGATGAGGAAGAAACGGCATCTGAAGTCGTAGAGGAAGTTACGACAGAAGAAGTTGAAGAGACAGAAGCAACAACTGAGGCAGAAACAACGACGCCTGAGACAACAACTCGAACAACAACTACTACGAGCACGACAAAAAAGCCTCCAACGACGAccaaaaagcttcaaaataaCTTCGTTGAAGTAAAATTGATGGATATTCTCGACAAAAAACCAGTTGAAGACGAAACAGTGACAGAAAAACCTTCAGATAATTCAGATTGCGATTCGTGTGATTGCTCTGATGGATGCGATAAGGGACAGAATTGTAAACCATGCTGCGGCGGAATTAATTTCCATTCCGTGAATAACGGAggaaattttactttcaacGCAGATTTTAGAAAAGGTTGTAAAAATGCCGGATGTAACTGA